From Brochothrix thermosphacta DSM 20171 = FSL F6-1036, a single genomic window includes:
- the def gene encoding peptide deformylase, which produces MITMKDIVREGHPSLRVKAKDVNLPLSAEDIKIGNDMLTFLKNSQDEEIAEKYELRAGIGIAAPQIAVEKRIIALHLLDDRERLISHVLYNPKIVSHSVEDACLAGGEGCLSVDRDVPGYVVRHMRVTVSAFDINSKPVKLRFKGYPAMCVQHEIDHINGIMFYDHINDKDPYELKDTVTVID; this is translated from the coding sequence ATGATTACAATGAAAGATATCGTTCGTGAGGGACATCCCTCATTAAGAGTAAAAGCAAAAGATGTAAATTTACCATTGTCTGCGGAAGACATTAAGATTGGAAATGACATGTTGACGTTTTTAAAAAATAGTCAAGATGAAGAAATTGCAGAAAAATATGAATTGCGTGCTGGGATTGGTATTGCTGCTCCACAAATCGCAGTAGAGAAACGTATTATTGCGCTACATTTGCTGGATGACCGTGAACGTCTGATTAGCCACGTTCTATACAATCCAAAAATTGTTAGTCATTCTGTTGAAGATGCATGTTTAGCTGGTGGAGAAGGTTGTCTTTCAGTGGACCGTGATGTCCCAGGATATGTTGTGCGTCATATGCGTGTCACTGTGTCAGCGTTTGATATTAATTCTAAACCTGTGAAATTAAGATTTAAGGGTTACCCTGCCATGTGTGTTCAACATGAAATTGATCATATTAACGGCATTATGTTTTATGATCATATAAACGATAAAGACCCTTACGAACTTAAAGATACTGTAACAGTGATTGATTAA